One Nitrospirota bacterium genomic region harbors:
- a CDS encoding type II secretion system protein GspG produces the protein MIEVVVVMAIIATLTGIMIPFIYRVWESTEIDTTRERMTDLKKAMVGDPKLIQNGVRTHYGYIGDVGQLPSSLENLVTNTDGVSNWKGPYLPSGFDISKYNKDTWGTAIQYSPATVAGRRVSATLISYGPNGANNGGSGDDIADSIFQISPLEVAPVSLIQGNVNVTFQSAPLANRIFSIGVSARYRNGTGVLVTDTCCDSAIKTISGTAGNTQVNYTQNFSCAPPNNLPVGTAYLYPGLYSDSSCATSLGGSPLEVAINVHGSTIFSTMQIQAVP, from the coding sequence TTGATCGAGGTCGTCGTGGTGATGGCGATCATCGCAACGCTCACCGGCATTATGATCCCGTTCATCTACCGGGTTTGGGAAAGCACTGAGATCGATACGACCAGGGAGCGCATGACTGATCTCAAGAAGGCGATGGTCGGTGATCCAAAGCTGATCCAGAACGGGGTAAGGACACATTACGGGTATATTGGTGATGTTGGACAGCTTCCGTCATCTCTTGAAAACCTTGTGACAAATACAGATGGCGTTTCGAACTGGAAGGGCCCGTATCTCCCGTCTGGATTTGACATCTCGAAATATAATAAAGACACATGGGGCACGGCGATACAATATTCTCCAGCCACTGTAGCAGGAAGAAGGGTATCAGCGACATTGATAAGTTACGGGCCAAACGGTGCAAACAATGGAGGTAGTGGAGACGACATAGCAGACAGTATATTTCAGATCAGTCCATTAGAGGTAGCCCCGGTCAGTTTAATTCAGGGGAACGTGAATGTGACGTTCCAATCAGCACCGCTCGCAAACAGAATCTTCTCTATAGGGGTTTCTGCCCGCTACCGCAACGGCACCGGTGTTTTAGTCACGGATACTTGCTGCGACAGCGCTATTAAAACAATATCAGGAACTGCCGGAAATACGCAGGTCAACTACACACAGAACTTTAGCTGCGCACCGCCTAATAACCTGCCAGTCGGCACAGCGTACCTCTATCCGGGTCTTTATTCCGATAGCAGCTGTGCAACCAGTTTGGGCGGGTCACCGCTTGAAGTGGCGATTAATGTTCATGGCAGTACAATTTTTTCCACTATGCAGATCCAGGCAGTCCCGTGA
- the pilO gene encoding type 4a pilus biogenesis protein PilO — MNSRKKAFYTILAVVISTGLIFSLYAVSKIRSIHELRAAVEKTATERLQAIRKDSDSSTDAGKSAPKGAIVPPKMWTTEFIETAYNASQKYGIRNLTFEQKSSDSSRRQTPGNSRLSLQAYPVKMTFHAGYREMAEFLRELQDLDRLVTIDNLRVKSEKSYLAAEVTISTYAMEGK, encoded by the coding sequence ATGAACAGCCGGAAAAAGGCCTTTTACACTATTCTCGCTGTGGTCATAAGCACAGGGCTGATCTTTTCCCTGTACGCCGTTTCAAAGATCAGATCGATCCATGAACTTCGGGCGGCTGTTGAAAAAACCGCAACAGAGCGCTTACAGGCGATCAGGAAAGATTCCGACAGCAGCACCGATGCCGGAAAGTCCGCCCCCAAGGGTGCAATCGTACCCCCTAAGATGTGGACAACAGAATTCATCGAAACAGCATATAACGCATCGCAAAAATATGGCATCAGAAACCTGACGTTTGAGCAAAAATCATCGGACAGTTCCCGCAGGCAAACCCCGGGCAATAGCCGGCTCTCACTTCAGGCCTATCCTGTCAAAATGACCTTCCATGCGGGGTACCGGGAAATGGCAGAGTTCCTTCGCGAACTGCAGGATCTTGACAGACTGGTGACAATAGACAATCTCAGGGTAAAGAGCGAAAAGAGCTATCTTGCGGCAGAGGTGACTATAAGCACATATGCCATGGAGGGGAAATAA
- a CDS encoding secretin N-terminal domain-containing protein: protein MKTLHVIVIVLAFVALGCATPRMTEVPETMALKQPPQVPAPGMRPEPPKTEELPPAKDRSRFSLSVRDADVRDVFLLLSKDSGMNIIADKDITGKVSIDFTNLELNSALYAITRQLGYTFRMDKGFIRITRPVLETKTLRVNYITGKRTSTSTMNAAISTGNSSGSGSGGGTNINISSGATTSSGSSSSGSQGSVNVTTSGTSDFWKETRRGLEVLIFGDTKGGGDSEGGFSRGDEKTGKKLIISEIAGIVLVTDYSDNMERVEDFLKDVELSARRQVMIQAHIIEVALNDGYRFGIDWTAIERFNGVKLNIAQNLSTNSGVFTVDLANNKISAFLDAMKEQGQVNVLSSPKVSTMNNQRAVIKLTTKEVSWVTNSFTSGTTGEIVVSNTTPQIDEIGLFLDVTPQVDEAGIITMQIHPSISEKLKDLVSPDGKNTKPLINTREADTMIKTRNGQTIVIAGLITDKVNDTTKRVPLLGDIPFVGAAFNQVIQEKRKSELVILLTPYVLTDQSIEDIRKEHEERFRKAGRAFEASPVLPFSGK from the coding sequence ATGAAGACCTTACATGTGATAGTAATTGTTCTCGCCTTTGTTGCCCTGGGATGTGCAACACCCAGGATGACCGAAGTCCCTGAGACCATGGCACTAAAGCAGCCGCCTCAGGTGCCTGCGCCAGGCATGCGGCCGGAACCTCCGAAGACAGAAGAGCTGCCGCCGGCAAAAGACAGGAGCAGGTTTTCTCTGAGCGTAAGGGATGCTGATGTGCGCGACGTGTTCCTTCTCCTTTCAAAAGACAGCGGGATGAACATAATAGCTGACAAAGATATAACAGGGAAGGTCTCCATTGATTTTACCAACCTTGAACTGAACAGCGCACTGTACGCCATAACGCGTCAGCTTGGCTATACCTTCAGGATGGACAAGGGATTCATTAGGATAACAAGGCCGGTCCTTGAGACAAAGACCCTCAGGGTCAACTACATTACGGGAAAACGGACATCAACCAGCACCATGAATGCGGCAATATCAACAGGGAACAGTTCAGGCAGCGGTTCCGGCGGAGGGACAAATATAAATATCTCCTCCGGAGCCACAACATCATCAGGCTCTTCTTCATCCGGAAGCCAGGGCAGCGTCAACGTAACCACTTCCGGCACTTCGGATTTTTGGAAAGAAACCCGGAGAGGGCTTGAGGTGCTCATCTTCGGTGACACAAAGGGGGGCGGAGACAGTGAAGGAGGCTTCAGCAGAGGTGATGAAAAGACAGGAAAGAAACTTATCATAAGCGAAATTGCAGGTATTGTTTTGGTCACCGACTATTCAGACAATATGGAGAGAGTTGAGGATTTTCTTAAGGATGTTGAACTGTCGGCTAGAAGACAGGTGATGATCCAGGCACATATAATTGAAGTAGCACTTAACGATGGATACAGGTTCGGCATTGACTGGACTGCAATAGAACGCTTCAATGGGGTTAAGTTAAACATTGCCCAGAACCTGTCAACCAACTCTGGCGTATTTACGGTTGACCTCGCCAATAATAAAATTAGTGCTTTTCTTGACGCGATGAAAGAACAGGGGCAGGTAAATGTGCTGTCGAGTCCCAAGGTCTCGACCATGAATAATCAGCGGGCGGTGATCAAATTGACCACAAAAGAGGTTTCCTGGGTGACCAATTCCTTTACAAGCGGGACCACAGGCGAGATAGTCGTCTCCAACACAACACCTCAGATAGACGAGATAGGCCTTTTTCTTGACGTTACCCCGCAGGTAGATGAGGCAGGCATTATAACCATGCAGATACATCCGAGCATTTCCGAGAAGCTGAAAGATCTGGTTTCGCCAGACGGGAAAAACACGAAACCACTTATCAATACAAGAGAAGCAGACACTATGATCAAGACGCGAAATGGACAGACCATCGTTATTGCGGGTCTTATCACCGATAAGGTTAATGATACGACCAAAAGAGTCCCTCTGCTCGGCGATATACCCTTTGTCGGTGCGGCCTTCAATCAGGTCATTCAGGAAAAGAGAAAATCCGAGCTCGTAATTCTGCTGACTCCCTATGTTTTGACTGATCAGTCCATAGAGGACATCAGGAAAGAGCATGAGGAAAGGTTCAGGAAGGCCGGCAGAGCATTTGAAGCATCACCCGTTCTTCCTTTCAGCGGGAAATAA
- a CDS encoding sodium:calcium antiporter encodes MLISFLFLISGLVLILIAAEFFTNGIEEFGRHFSFSQAVVGSIFAAVGTALPETILPVVAIFMYGGASAKEIGVGAILGAPFMLSTLAFFLVGLTVTISALSKKRTFELKVEAHSIRRDLVFFLVMYASAIVLPIIGGKTLLVPISFALVAGYVFYAYLTFRSESAEMEHSEGMYLWRIIQSLKPLLLRPRPPLFVILVQIMLALAVMIKGAHTFVQSLEVISVTFGMDPLIFSLLLAPVATELPEKFNSVTWTWKGRDTLALGNISGAMVFQSTFPVSVGLLYTDWNITGMALFSAVLAIISAAAVLGVITVTKRISPFVMLFGGVLYLVYAGVLIFR; translated from the coding sequence ATGCTGATCTCCTTTCTCTTCCTGATATCCGGCCTTGTTCTGATCCTGATCGCTGCTGAGTTCTTTACAAACGGCATTGAGGAGTTTGGACGCCACTTTTCTTTTTCCCAGGCAGTTGTTGGCAGCATATTTGCCGCAGTAGGCACTGCGCTGCCCGAAACGATTTTGCCGGTTGTTGCGATCTTTATGTATGGCGGAGCTTCTGCAAAGGAGATCGGCGTGGGCGCAATTCTCGGCGCTCCCTTCATGCTCTCGACCCTGGCCTTTTTCCTTGTCGGATTGACTGTGACCATTTCAGCACTCAGCAAAAAACGCACTTTTGAGCTCAAGGTCGAGGCGCATTCCATCAGACGGGACCTTGTCTTCTTTCTTGTGATGTATGCATCGGCTATTGTTCTGCCGATAATCGGCGGGAAGACCCTGTTAGTCCCGATCTCTTTTGCCCTTGTTGCCGGCTATGTATTTTATGCGTATTTGACCTTCAGGAGTGAAAGCGCTGAAATGGAGCATTCAGAGGGTATGTATCTTTGGCGGATCATACAGAGTCTCAAACCCCTGCTTTTGAGGCCAAGGCCCCCCCTATTTGTTATTCTCGTGCAAATTATGTTAGCCCTCGCAGTGATGATAAAGGGGGCACATACCTTTGTGCAGAGCCTTGAGGTGATCTCAGTAACATTCGGCATGGATCCGCTGATCTTTTCTCTTCTTCTTGCCCCGGTTGCGACAGAGCTGCCGGAGAAGTTCAACAGCGTTACCTGGACATGGAAGGGGAGGGATACGCTTGCCCTTGGCAATATCAGCGGCGCCATGGTCTTTCAGTCAACATTTCCTGTTTCAGTGGGACTGCTCTACACCGACTGGAACATAACCGGCATGGCGCTCTTTTCGGCAGTGCTTGCGATCATCTCTGCTGCCGCTGTCCTTGGTGTCATTACGGTGACAAAGCGTATTTCCCCTTTTGTGATGCTCTTTGGAGGGGTTCTTTATCTTGTCTATGCCGGTGTGCTTATATTCAGGTAA
- a CDS encoding universal stress protein yields MEKERDVTEKMRSHCILAGIDLGPDTEKIISYAACFSAGMSSAIRLLYVIDYLLTPPTYLMPYIAEEQKRDEEELQRWKAVLEKQDISSDARIMMGRLHESFVKAIEEFSPDLLVIGYQSHAFRPSSSERLIKSLEMPMLVVRGARADRPGSRAVKKILCAVDFSENAQKAVAKASDYAQVFSADLHIVHSIPSHTIKSRWAVWETFGEADKEQFDTQMQAEAEAELSRMIKRSGGQHAGEVLHGNPAETICSVAEEGGYDLVVMGARGLSYIQGLLIGSTTESVLRSSPCPVLIVH; encoded by the coding sequence GTGGAAAAAGAGAGGGATGTCACTGAAAAAATGAGATCGCATTGTATTCTTGCAGGTATAGATCTGGGCCCTGATACGGAAAAGATCATTTCCTATGCAGCATGTTTTTCTGCAGGGATGAGCTCAGCGATCAGGTTGCTGTATGTCATTGACTACCTGCTGACACCTCCGACATATCTCATGCCCTATATTGCTGAAGAGCAGAAGCGCGATGAGGAAGAACTTCAGCGCTGGAAAGCTGTTCTTGAGAAGCAGGATATCTCTTCCGATGCGCGCATTATGATGGGGAGGCTCCATGAATCCTTTGTGAAGGCAATAGAGGAGTTTTCACCTGACCTCCTGGTCATCGGGTATCAGTCCCACGCCTTCAGGCCAAGCAGTTCAGAACGGCTCATAAAATCCCTGGAGATGCCTATGCTTGTTGTGCGCGGGGCCAGAGCAGACAGGCCGGGCTCCCGGGCTGTCAAAAAGATCCTCTGTGCTGTAGATTTTTCCGAGAACGCTCAAAAGGCAGTTGCGAAGGCATCTGATTATGCCCAGGTATTTTCCGCAGACCTTCATATTGTCCATAGCATCCCTTCGCACACCATCAAGAGCCGATGGGCAGTCTGGGAGACGTTTGGAGAGGCAGACAAGGAACAGTTCGATACGCAGATGCAGGCAGAAGCTGAAGCAGAACTGTCGAGGATGATCAAGAGATCAGGCGGTCAGCATGCAGGCGAGGTGCTCCACGGCAATCCGGCTGAAACCATCTGTTCTGTCGCGGAGGAAGGCGGATATGACCTTGTCGTTATGGGCGCCCGCGGGCTCTCCTATATTCAGGGGTTGCTCATCGGCAGCACTACAGAATCAGTCCTCAGGTCCTCTCCCTGTCCGGTCCTCATTGTCCACTGA
- a CDS encoding HU family DNA-binding protein yields MTKAELIEKIAAGAGLSKADASRALDASLDAVKGALKKGQKVTLVGFGTFSVTKRKARMGRNPRTGQEIKIAAAKTPKFTAGKALKDAIRK; encoded by the coding sequence ATGACAAAAGCAGAACTGATTGAAAAGATTGCTGCAGGCGCAGGTCTCAGCAAGGCGGATGCATCGAGGGCGCTTGATGCATCACTTGATGCGGTCAAGGGTGCCTTGAAGAAAGGGCAGAAGGTGACACTTGTCGGCTTCGGCACGTTCAGTGTTACCAAGAGAAAGGCACGGATGGGCCGCAACCCGAGAACCGGCCAGGAGATAAAGATCGCGGCTGCAAAGACGCCTAAGTTCACTGCCGGCAAGGCACTGAAGGATGCAATAAGGAAATAG
- the prmA gene encoding 50S ribosomal protein L11 methyltransferase, giving the protein MTYIEIIVTAAEESRDALISRMSEMGALGFVEQNGGLIGYFEPNQSPAELCDELGRFRPVLKASGLDAAFSLASNVLPERDWNETWKKSFVPIDVGDNLTIIPSWLQSETDRTPIIIDPGMVFGTGHHETTRTCLSMIERIARVSSRKRFLDIGTGTGILAIGASRLGFEQVTAVDIDPLAVDAAQRNAEANGLTNIKVLEGTVQAVSFKFDLIAANLLVEILIGIAPELSDRLESGGRAILSGLLLGQEDSVIEAMVSAGLILQEKIIDNNWVTLVMAK; this is encoded by the coding sequence ATGACCTATATCGAGATCATAGTAACGGCAGCTGAAGAATCGCGCGATGCACTTATCAGCAGAATGTCCGAAATGGGGGCATTAGGTTTTGTTGAGCAGAACGGCGGACTGATCGGCTATTTTGAACCTAACCAATCGCCGGCTGAACTATGCGACGAACTGGGCAGGTTCAGGCCAGTGCTGAAAGCTTCAGGCCTCGATGCCGCTTTTTCTCTCGCCAGTAATGTCCTGCCGGAAAGAGACTGGAACGAGACATGGAAAAAGAGCTTCGTCCCTATTGATGTCGGAGACAATCTGACTATTATCCCGTCCTGGCTTCAGTCGGAGACCGATCGGACACCGATCATTATAGACCCTGGCATGGTCTTTGGTACCGGACATCACGAGACCACGCGGACCTGCCTCAGTATGATAGAAAGGATAGCCCGCGTCAGCAGCAGGAAGAGATTCCTGGACATCGGCACGGGTACCGGCATCCTTGCGATCGGTGCTTCAAGGCTGGGGTTCGAACAGGTAACTGCAGTGGATATCGATCCTCTTGCTGTTGACGCTGCTCAAAGGAATGCAGAAGCGAACGGTCTCACCAATATCAAGGTCCTTGAAGGCACTGTTCAGGCGGTCAGCTTCAAATTCGATCTTATTGCCGCAAACCTGCTGGTTGAAATACTGATCGGGATAGCACCTGAACTGTCGGACAGGCTCGAATCCGGCGGCCGGGCGATCCTCTCCGGCCTGCTTCTTGGCCAGGAGGACAGTGTCATAGAGGCAATGGTCTCAGCAGGCCTCATCTTGCAGGAAAAGATCATTGACAACAATTGGGTTACGCTGGTCATGGCAAAGTGA
- a CDS encoding PAS domain S-box protein has product MTSPAQILVVEDDPLMAGQMQDMLLDLGYNVAGISSSGEDAVRQAMKTKPDLVLMDIVLKGALDGVRAAEQIRACFNIPVVYVSGYIDEKTLQHAKITEPYAYILKPVDKRELHTNIEIALYRHQMETTLRESQRWFAAALSSIGDAVIATDGNGGVTFMNPAAELLTGWRQHDVVGKTVPEILVLIHEQTLLPAENPVTAALRGGEVVVPANHSVLIARGGQRLPVETSAAPIKDDKGNTIGVVLVIRSITDQRLAAEEMRQALEKAMEEKAKTEAVIEAIGDGLSILDTNYRLLYQNKTARDMLGTHVGEYCYEVYEKRDRVCYQCPVALSFADGNVHIVERSNDARTLHLEITASPIKDANGRVIGGIEVTRDITTRKLGEIALKESEERYRDLFENAHDLIQSVSPEGRFVFVNKAWMETLGYTVEDIRTITMFDILDPACLDHCLSTFQRVMAGEVEDNIEAVFIAKDKRKVYVEGNVNVRYVDGKVIATQGIFRDVTERKRTEEEKARLEHQLRHAQKIEAVGTLTAGISHEFNNILTAIIGYGEFLQEGIDKDSPLRVYADMIQSSALRAASLTQGLLAYSRKQVLKPRPVRLNEIVRNVTKLLSRLIRESIELKSIVPDEDVIIMADPGQLEQVLMNLATNARDAMPHGGSLTIATGCVELGEAFISRHHYGKPGTYALISVSDTGIGMDEKTIERIFEPFFTTKEPGKGTGLGLAVVYGIIKQHKGYITADSSAGKGTLFSIYLPLANAVTEETEPASTLPVQRGAETILVAEDDATVRKLVQDTLEKTGYRVIVAENGEEAVNRFKDSRDEIQFLLFDVIMPKKSGMMAYREIRDMKPDIKVLFMSGYAPDLISKEGDIEEGVNVILKPVSSKELLPRIRELIDR; this is encoded by the coding sequence ATGACTTCTCCTGCGCAGATACTTGTTGTTGAAGACGATCCGCTCATGGCCGGACAGATGCAGGATATGCTCCTGGACCTCGGATACAACGTGGCCGGCATCTCTTCATCAGGAGAGGATGCGGTCAGGCAGGCCATGAAGACAAAACCTGATCTTGTGCTTATGGACATTGTATTGAAGGGGGCGCTCGACGGCGTCAGGGCTGCCGAGCAGATAAGGGCGTGTTTCAATATCCCTGTTGTGTATGTTTCGGGCTATATCGATGAAAAGACGCTGCAGCATGCGAAGATAACAGAGCCCTATGCCTATATCCTTAAGCCTGTAGACAAGAGAGAGCTGCATACGAACATTGAAATTGCCCTGTACCGTCATCAGATGGAAACGACCTTACGGGAGAGTCAGCGCTGGTTTGCGGCAGCGCTCAGCTCCATAGGCGATGCGGTGATCGCCACGGATGGGAATGGTGGGGTGACGTTCATGAATCCGGCCGCAGAACTGCTGACAGGCTGGCGGCAGCATGATGTCGTGGGCAAGACCGTGCCCGAGATACTCGTCCTCATTCATGAGCAGACGCTTCTTCCTGCTGAAAATCCTGTGACAGCGGCCCTCAGAGGGGGCGAAGTGGTGGTCCCTGCCAATCATTCCGTGCTCATAGCAAGAGGCGGGCAAAGATTACCGGTGGAGACGAGCGCTGCGCCTATTAAAGATGATAAAGGGAATACGATCGGTGTTGTCCTTGTCATCCGCAGCATTACGGACCAGAGACTGGCTGCGGAGGAGATGCGGCAGGCGCTTGAAAAAGCGATGGAAGAGAAGGCCAAAACAGAGGCTGTCATTGAAGCTATCGGAGACGGGCTGAGCATTCTGGATACGAATTACAGGCTCCTCTATCAGAATAAGACCGCCCGTGACATGCTTGGAACTCATGTCGGAGAATACTGCTATGAGGTGTATGAAAAAAGGGACCGGGTCTGTTATCAATGCCCGGTTGCCCTGTCCTTTGCAGACGGCAATGTCCATATCGTGGAAAGAAGCAATGACGCGAGGACCCTGCATCTGGAGATCACGGCGTCACCGATAAAGGACGCAAACGGCAGGGTCATCGGCGGGATCGAAGTTACCAGAGATATAACAACGCGCAAGCTGGGTGAGATTGCCCTGAAGGAAAGCGAGGAGCGTTATCGTGACCTTTTCGAGAACGCCCACGATCTGATACAGAGCGTGAGCCCTGAAGGACGGTTCGTCTTTGTGAACAAGGCGTGGATGGAAACCCTTGGCTATACAGTTGAGGACATCAGGACAATCACCATGTTCGATATCCTGGATCCCGCATGCCTGGACCATTGCCTGAGTACCTTTCAGAGGGTCATGGCCGGCGAGGTGGAGGACAATATCGAGGCTGTCTTCATTGCAAAGGACAAGAGAAAGGTTTATGTTGAGGGGAATGTGAATGTGCGGTATGTCGATGGGAAGGTGATAGCCACTCAGGGGATATTCCGCGATGTCACTGAACGGAAGAGGACTGAGGAAGAAAAGGCAAGGCTGGAGCATCAGCTCCGTCATGCCCAGAAGATAGAGGCTGTCGGCACGCTGACTGCCGGTATCTCTCATGAGTTCAATAATATCCTGACCGCGATCATAGGCTACGGTGAGTTCCTGCAGGAGGGCATAGACAAGGACAGTCCTCTCCGTGTCTATGCAGATATGATCCAGTCCTCTGCGCTTCGTGCAGCCAGCCTGACGCAGGGCCTGCTCGCGTACAGCAGAAAACAGGTGCTGAAACCAAGGCCGGTCAGGTTGAACGAGATTGTGAGGAACGTAACGAAGCTTCTTTCACGGCTCATCCGCGAGAGCATTGAACTGAAAAGCATTGTGCCGGATGAAGACGTCATAATCATGGCCGATCCCGGTCAGCTTGAGCAGGTCCTGATGAATCTTGCCACAAATGCCAGGGATGCCATGCCCCACGGAGGGTCTCTCACCATAGCGACCGGGTGTGTGGAGCTGGGTGAGGCATTCATAAGCAGGCATCATTATGGGAAACCCGGGACCTATGCGCTGATATCTGTTTCCGATACCGGCATCGGCATGGACGAAAAGACGATCGAGAGGATCTTTGAGCCGTTCTTTACGACCAAGGAACCGGGAAAGGGGACCGGGCTCGGCCTTGCCGTGGTATATGGGATCATCAAACAGCATAAGGGGTATATCACCGCTGATAGCTCAGCCGGGAAAGGAACATTGTTTTCAATATATCTGCCTCTTGCCAATGCAGTGACCGAAGAAACCGAGCCGGCAAGTACGCTGCCGGTTCAGCGCGGAGCAGAGACGATATTAGTCGCTGAAGACGATGCCACGGTAAGGAAACTTGTTCAGGATACACTCGAAAAGACAGGATACCGGGTTATCGTTGCTGAAAACGGAGAGGAAGCAGTGAACAGATTCAAAGACAGCCGCGACGAGATCCAGTTCCTTCTGTTCGATGTCATCATGCCGAAGAAAAGCGGCATGATGGCATATAGGGAGATCCGGGATATGAAGCCAGATATAAAAGTCCTTTTTATGAGCGGGTATGCTCCTGATCTCATAAGTAAAGAGGGGGATATAGAGGAAGGGGTCAATGTTATCTTAAAACCGGTTTCATCAAAAGAACTTTTGCCCCGGATCAGGGAGTTGATCGACAGATAA